From the genome of Phytohabitans rumicis, one region includes:
- a CDS encoding MFS transporter — MNVGVEAGVGGWEPTHLEALGHSASGAATATSVYWLMMTLGRFLVVPLTLRLSDRTIVIGSCLGIAVCLALAAVPGFAIVAYAGVGLFIAPVFPTALPWLHRSVPGASRAGAYVFAASMLGGVAFPPLLGAGIDVAGAGSVPVLIFVVNALCLAAIWHIVRTEAARRKTEYAATG; from the coding sequence ATGAACGTGGGTGTGGAGGCCGGCGTCGGCGGCTGGGAACCCACCCACCTGGAGGCGCTCGGCCACAGCGCCTCGGGCGCCGCCACCGCCACCTCGGTCTACTGGCTGATGATGACGCTCGGCCGGTTCCTCGTCGTACCGCTGACCCTGCGCCTGTCCGACCGCACCATCGTCATCGGCAGCTGCCTCGGGATCGCGGTCTGCCTGGCCCTGGCGGCCGTGCCGGGATTCGCGATCGTCGCGTACGCGGGCGTCGGCCTGTTCATCGCGCCGGTCTTCCCCACCGCCCTGCCGTGGCTGCACCGCAGCGTGCCGGGCGCCAGCCGCGCCGGCGCGTACGTTTTCGCCGCCTCGATGCTGGGCGGCGTCGCGTTTCCGCCACTGCTCGGCGCCGGCATCGACGTGGCCGGCGCCGGGTCGGTTCCGGTGCTCATCTTCGTCGTCAACGCCCTGTGCCTGGCCGCGATCTGGCACATCGTCCGCACCGAGGCGGCGCGGCGGAAAACCGAGTATGCCGCGACCGGGTGA
- a CDS encoding slipin family protein yields the protein MAKKTIMDWQRGLLFTDGRFTREWGPGRHRYSRWRTKVHVLDVRPQSTVVSGQELLTADGITLRVSTVASWRISQPLAFLTASVDTAQELYTAVQLAIRDAVAAVSFDDALADRGRLSTGLAEAVAPRVADHGIELISVAVKDLMLPGELRRAATETLLARESGKAALERARAEAAALRTLANAARLLEEHPALLHLRTIQAATTPGATVVLTPDPTHR from the coding sequence ATGGCGAAGAAGACCATCATGGACTGGCAGCGCGGCCTGCTGTTCACCGATGGGCGGTTCACCCGCGAGTGGGGGCCCGGCCGGCACCGGTACAGCCGGTGGCGCACCAAGGTGCACGTCCTGGACGTGCGGCCGCAGAGCACCGTGGTGTCCGGCCAGGAGTTGCTCACCGCCGACGGCATCACGCTGCGGGTGTCCACTGTGGCTAGCTGGCGGATCAGTCAGCCGCTGGCGTTCCTGACCGCGTCGGTCGACACCGCGCAGGAGCTCTACACCGCCGTGCAGTTGGCCATCCGCGACGCGGTCGCCGCGGTGAGCTTCGACGATGCGCTCGCCGACCGCGGTCGGCTCTCCACCGGGCTCGCCGAGGCGGTCGCGCCGCGCGTGGCCGACCACGGCATCGAGCTGATCTCGGTCGCCGTCAAGGACCTGATGCTGCCCGGCGAGCTGCGCCGGGCCGCGACCGAGACGCTGCTGGCCCGCGAGAGCGGCAAGGCCGCGCTGGAGCGCGCCCGCGCCGAGGCCGCCGCGCTGCGCACCCTCGCGAACGCCGCGCGCCTGCTGGAGGAGCACCCGGCCCTGCTGCACCTCCGCACGATCCAGGCCGCCACCACCCCCGGCGCCACGGTCGTCCTCACCCCGGACCCCACCCACCGCTAG
- a CDS encoding ABC transporter permease subunit has translation MIWLTWRQYRKQGLYTLVGLAVLAAVIIPTGVAMRNAFAEKGLAACIDVNTEACRQARNQFWDQYDILMLMGILFLALPVLIGLFWGAPLVAREVEHGTHRLVWTQGISRRHWARVKFGLITVAAVVAAVPYGLGLSWWLGPLNQGGEQSRLGYLFFDMQGVVPIAYTLFAVALGITAGTIWPKVVPAMGAALAGFVGLRVAVEVLARPRYQAPETLTYPITDASAEGQAEGGWILDNGIRDASGKMVARGVGVVCPSGAAGPGGAPGGAPCGSRLGLGPGAYNWVLYQPGDRFWLFQTIESGIFVALAAALLFFAIRRVRRIA, from the coding sequence ATGATCTGGCTGACCTGGCGGCAGTACCGCAAGCAGGGGCTCTACACCCTCGTCGGGCTCGCGGTCCTGGCCGCGGTGATCATCCCGACCGGCGTGGCGATGCGGAACGCCTTCGCCGAGAAGGGCCTGGCGGCCTGCATCGACGTCAACACGGAGGCGTGCCGGCAGGCGCGCAACCAGTTCTGGGATCAGTACGACATATTGATGCTGATGGGCATCCTGTTCCTCGCCCTGCCGGTGCTGATCGGGCTCTTCTGGGGCGCCCCGCTGGTCGCCCGCGAGGTCGAGCACGGCACCCACCGCCTGGTCTGGACCCAGGGCATCAGCCGGCGGCACTGGGCGCGGGTCAAGTTCGGGCTCATCACGGTCGCCGCGGTGGTCGCCGCGGTGCCGTACGGCCTGGGCCTGTCCTGGTGGCTGGGGCCGCTCAACCAGGGCGGCGAGCAGAGCCGGCTGGGCTACCTGTTCTTCGACATGCAGGGCGTGGTCCCGATCGCGTACACCCTCTTCGCGGTCGCGCTGGGCATCACCGCCGGCACGATCTGGCCCAAGGTGGTGCCCGCCATGGGGGCCGCCCTCGCCGGGTTCGTCGGCCTGCGCGTCGCCGTCGAGGTGCTGGCCCGGCCCCGCTACCAGGCCCCCGAAACCCTGACCTACCCGATCACTGACGCGTCCGCCGAGGGTCAGGCGGAGGGCGGCTGGATTCTCGACAACGGCATCCGCGACGCCAGCGGCAAGATGGTGGCGCGCGGTGTGGGGGTCGTGTGCCCGTCCGGCGCTGCGGGACCCGGCGGCGCGCCCGGCGGCGCGCCCTGCGGCTCCCGGCTCGGACTCGGGCCCGGCGCGTACAACTGGGTCCTCTACCAGCCCGGCGACCGGTTCTGGCTGTTCCAGACCATCGAATCCGGCATCTTCGTCGCCCTCGCCGCCGCGCTGCTCTTCTTCGCCATCCGCCGAGTACGCCGGATCGCCTAA
- a CDS encoding LacI family DNA-binding transcriptional regulator yields the protein MDNNRQDASPRRATLRDVARAAGVSHQTVSRAINDKGEIDPETRRRVLETARALHYRPSRHARGLVRPGLVTVGLIVPDVVNPFFPEFIAGVIQAADAQEWQVVVASTQNDRRRELPLVRALGGQVDAVVGYLSHSDAELAPYAEGLPLVVVDRGPEPSAHGIVRVDLAAGVRAAVRHLVDRGHRRIGMIDCDAVCDPLVRPETFLAAAAEHGLPVGEADVVHTTQTMDGGGAGFATLRAANPELTAVYAFNDLVAIGAFQEARRQGVRVPDDCALIGFDGLSLGELLDPPLSTVHIDKRRLGELAVDQVRVLLAGETPPPAVLTPTLMVRGTT from the coding sequence GTGGACAACAACCGGCAGGACGCGTCGCCTCGCCGGGCCACCCTGCGGGACGTGGCCCGAGCCGCCGGCGTGTCCCACCAGACCGTGTCCCGGGCGATCAACGACAAGGGCGAGATCGACCCGGAGACCCGGCGCCGGGTGCTGGAGACCGCCCGCGCGCTGCACTACCGGCCCAGCCGGCACGCCCGCGGGCTGGTACGCCCCGGCCTGGTCACGGTCGGGCTGATCGTCCCCGACGTGGTGAACCCGTTCTTCCCCGAGTTCATCGCCGGCGTCATCCAGGCGGCCGACGCCCAGGAGTGGCAGGTCGTGGTCGCCAGCACCCAAAACGACCGGCGCCGCGAACTGCCGCTGGTGCGCGCGCTCGGCGGCCAGGTCGACGCCGTCGTGGGGTACCTCAGCCACTCGGACGCGGAGCTCGCGCCGTACGCGGAAGGGCTGCCGCTCGTGGTCGTGGACCGCGGCCCGGAGCCGTCGGCGCACGGCATCGTGCGGGTCGACCTCGCGGCCGGCGTACGCGCCGCCGTGCGTCACCTGGTCGACCGCGGACACCGGCGCATCGGCATGATCGACTGCGACGCGGTCTGCGACCCGCTGGTACGGCCGGAGACGTTCCTGGCGGCGGCCGCCGAGCACGGCCTGCCGGTGGGGGAGGCGGACGTGGTCCACACCACGCAGACGATGGACGGCGGCGGCGCGGGGTTCGCCACGTTGCGCGCGGCGAACCCCGAGCTGACCGCGGTGTACGCGTTCAACGACCTGGTGGCGATCGGCGCGTTCCAGGAGGCCCGCCGGCAAGGCGTGCGGGTGCCTGACGACTGCGCGCTGATCGGCTTCGACGGGCTGAGCCTGGGCGAGCTGCTCGACCCTCCACTGAGCACCGTCCACATCGACAAGCGCCGCCTCGGCGAGCTGGCCGTCGACCAGGTCCGCGTGCTCCTGGCCGGCGAGACCCCACCCCCGGCCGTCCTGACCCCCACGCTCATGGTCCGCGGCACCACGTAG
- a CDS encoding alpha/beta hydrolase family esterase: MDVRRGMAAALVLLCLAACDASPDGDGEAAAGTTVTVDLDGRPFQLHVPVGYDPARKAPLVVLLHGFQSSAEAQESYFQLTAESDRRGFLYALPDGTRNKAGDRFWNATEACCDFYRSGVDDSAYLSRLIDTVAAGYPVDERRVYLVGHSNGGFMAYRMACEHSGQITAVVSLAGAATDDPARCTPERPVSVLQIHGTADRTIHFDGGDAGGPYPSVGDTLALWRRNNGCGDRADASAAPIDLEARLAGAETTVTTYRTGCRDGTRVELWTIREGSHVPAFTAGFAPAVVDFLYAQVSA, encoded by the coding sequence ATGGACGTGCGTAGGGGAATGGCCGCCGCGCTGGTCCTGCTCTGCCTGGCGGCGTGTGACGCGTCGCCGGACGGCGATGGCGAGGCCGCGGCGGGTACGACGGTGACGGTCGACCTGGACGGCCGGCCGTTCCAGCTGCACGTGCCGGTCGGATACGACCCGGCCCGGAAGGCTCCCCTCGTGGTGCTGCTGCACGGTTTCCAGTCCAGCGCCGAGGCCCAGGAGAGCTACTTCCAGCTCACCGCCGAGTCCGACCGCCGCGGCTTCCTGTACGCCCTGCCGGACGGCACCCGAAACAAGGCCGGCGACCGGTTCTGGAACGCGACCGAGGCGTGCTGCGACTTCTACCGCTCCGGCGTCGACGACTCGGCGTACCTGAGCCGGCTGATCGACACGGTGGCGGCGGGGTACCCGGTGGACGAGCGGCGCGTCTACCTCGTGGGCCACTCCAACGGCGGCTTCATGGCGTACCGGATGGCCTGCGAACACTCCGGTCAGATCACCGCGGTCGTCTCGCTCGCGGGCGCGGCCACCGACGATCCCGCGCGGTGCACGCCGGAGCGGCCGGTCAGCGTCCTGCAGATCCATGGCACGGCCGACCGGACCATCCACTTCGATGGCGGCGACGCCGGTGGCCCGTACCCGTCCGTCGGCGACACGCTCGCCCTCTGGCGCCGCAACAACGGCTGCGGCGACCGGGCCGACGCGTCGGCCGCGCCGATCGACCTCGAGGCACGCCTGGCCGGTGCCGAGACCACCGTGACGACGTACCGGACCGGCTGCCGCGACGGGACCCGGGTGGAGCTGTGGACCATCCGGGAGGGCAGCCACGTGCCGGCGTTCACCGCGGGCTTCGCCCCGGCCGTCGTCGACTTCCTTTACGCCCAGGTGTCGGCATAG
- a CDS encoding ABC transporter ATP-binding protein: MELALETDQLGKRYGKAWALRDCSLHLPAGRIGALVGPNGAGKSTLLHMAVGLLRPDAGAVRVFGTSPYDNTAVLPDLGFVAQDTPLYRDFTGAELITMGGRLNKRWDGALARNRLAQIGIPADRPVGKLSGGQRAQVALALALAKRPKLLLLDEPVASLDPLARREFLQALMGSVADSGTTVLLSSHILADLERVCDYLIVLNAARVRLVGPVDDLVGAHRQLTGPRHDGSHIAGVEAVLKASHTDRQSTLLVRLGGALTDPSWAVHDVTLEDLILAHLADSDTEQASPAAWEVPA; this comes from the coding sequence ATGGAACTGGCGCTGGAGACAGACCAGCTCGGTAAACGGTACGGAAAAGCCTGGGCGCTGCGGGACTGCTCGCTGCACCTGCCGGCCGGACGAATCGGCGCGCTGGTCGGGCCCAACGGGGCGGGCAAGAGCACGCTGCTGCACATGGCGGTCGGCCTGCTGCGGCCGGACGCCGGGGCGGTGCGCGTCTTCGGCACCTCGCCGTACGACAACACCGCCGTCCTGCCCGACCTCGGGTTCGTCGCCCAGGACACCCCGCTGTACCGGGACTTCACCGGGGCGGAGCTGATCACCATGGGCGGCCGGCTCAACAAGCGCTGGGACGGCGCGCTGGCCCGCAACCGGCTGGCGCAGATCGGCATCCCGGCGGACCGCCCGGTCGGCAAGCTCTCCGGCGGGCAGCGCGCCCAGGTAGCGCTCGCCCTCGCGCTGGCGAAGCGGCCCAAGCTGCTCCTGCTCGACGAGCCGGTCGCGAGCCTCGACCCGCTGGCCCGGCGCGAGTTCCTGCAGGCGCTGATGGGCAGCGTCGCCGACTCCGGCACCACCGTGCTGCTGTCCTCGCACATCCTCGCCGACCTGGAACGGGTCTGCGACTACCTCATCGTCCTGAACGCGGCCCGGGTGCGGCTCGTCGGCCCGGTCGACGACCTGGTCGGCGCGCACCGGCAGCTGACCGGCCCGCGCCACGACGGCAGCCACATCGCCGGGGTCGAGGCCGTCCTCAAGGCCAGCCACACCGACCGGCAATCAACCCTTCTGGTACGCCTCGGCGGCGCCCTCACCGACCCCTCCTGGGCGGTGCACGACGTGACCCTCGAAGACCTCATCCTGGCCCACCTCGCCGACAGCGACACCGAGCAGGCCAGCCCGGCGGCATGGGAGGTGCCCGCATGA
- a CDS encoding GntR family transcriptional regulator, with protein MIEFVLDGRSKVNTYVQLVQQVRQALRVGLLVPGDQLPKVRDVAQSLAINPNTVLKAYRELEIEGLVEGRPGVGTFVKATLAGASLPNQAELREDLVAWLRRAQAAGLTTDDITALVDTTMRATLAAEPV; from the coding sequence ACACCTACGTGCAGCTGGTGCAGCAGGTGCGGCAGGCGCTGCGGGTCGGCCTGCTCGTGCCCGGCGACCAGCTGCCGAAGGTCCGCGACGTCGCGCAGTCGCTGGCCATCAACCCGAACACGGTGCTGAAGGCGTACCGGGAGTTGGAGATCGAAGGGCTGGTGGAGGGCCGGCCCGGCGTGGGGACCTTCGTCAAGGCCACCCTCGCCGGCGCCTCCCTGCCCAACCAGGCCGAACTGCGCGAAGACCTGGTGGCCTGGCTGCGGAGGGCACAGGCCGCCGGGCTGACCACCGACGACATCACCGCACTGGTGGACACCACGATGCGGGCGACACTAGCCGCCGAACCGGTATGA
- a CDS encoding MFS transporter — translation MKWFGVVSACVAFVLIGALQALYGPALSAFRADFGISVPAAGLALSAHFVGGIAGVLGYARSPWPGTGKLAASLVAMAAGAAGVALAPTWPLALVAAFVAGVGFGGIDYGCNDMFARAFQRRGSAMLNVLNAHFGVGAIAGPLLIGLLGPDRYPAIFLGFAAVSLLLLAGLRGTAEAPTAEPAPPPPRRASGNEGCWPRSSCST, via the coding sequence ATGAAGTGGTTCGGCGTGGTCAGCGCCTGCGTGGCGTTCGTGCTCATCGGCGCCCTCCAGGCGCTGTACGGGCCGGCGCTGTCCGCGTTCCGCGCCGACTTCGGCATCTCCGTGCCGGCCGCCGGCCTCGCGCTGAGCGCGCACTTCGTCGGCGGCATCGCCGGGGTCCTCGGGTACGCCCGGTCGCCGTGGCCCGGTACCGGAAAGCTCGCCGCCTCGCTCGTCGCGATGGCCGCCGGCGCTGCGGGCGTCGCACTGGCACCCACCTGGCCGCTCGCCCTGGTAGCGGCGTTCGTGGCCGGCGTCGGCTTCGGCGGCATCGACTACGGCTGCAACGACATGTTCGCGCGGGCCTTCCAGCGGCGCGGATCGGCGATGCTGAACGTCCTCAACGCCCACTTCGGAGTCGGCGCGATCGCCGGGCCGCTGCTGATCGGGCTGCTCGGGCCGGACCGGTACCCGGCGATCTTCCTGGGCTTCGCGGCGGTTTCGCTGCTCCTGCTGGCCGGGCTGCGCGGGACGGCCGAGGCCCCCACCGCCGAGCCGGCCCCTCCCCCGCCGCGCCGCGCATCGGGCAACGAGGGCTGCTGGCCGCGTTCATCGTGCTCTACGTGA